In Rhodothermales bacterium, the following proteins share a genomic window:
- a CDS encoding bifunctional aspartate kinase/diaminopimelate decarboxylase yields the protein MSEARLTHWAVLKFGGTSVATADGWRTIAAAARATAADGRRPLLVCSALAGVSDTLDRLLNEAARGAFTDDPEAVAHAVDDLRERHHALARDLGMTAESRLAPHFEVLGRDLYGAALLGAERLEIWSDVPGLFTADPRMVPSARLLRHVGYAEAQELASTGAKVLHPRTIESARRAGIPIHLRSTLRPEAEGTVISDAAPDAGAGVLALSIKRDVTLVAMESSGMWQQVGFLADVFAAFKRHGLSVDLVSTSETNVSVTLDPVANALDARVVESLLADLRAYCDARAAGPYAAVSLVGPGLRAVLPELAPTLEVLEGHPVHLVSQAASDLNLTFVVDPEQADRIAREVHARQFGAVADGPVFGPTLDVVMGRRHGPSARPVWWRDRRADLLALAEEATPRYVYDATTLRRAARTLLGVEPVDRVLYALKANPHPDVLRVLHDEGVGFECVSLAEVERVFDLFPDLDSDRVLFTPNFAPRAEYERAFARGVHVTVDNLFVLEAWPDVFAGREAFVRVDPGQGRGHHAHVRTAGARSKFGVAPDALEEVAARADEVGLRVVGLHAHLGSGITDPSAWAETAAALAALAARFPDVRVLDLGGGLGVPDSPSAPGFDVAAATAPLAQFKAANPGLVLWLEPGRYLVAEAGVLLTRVTQLKEKGDVRFVGLDAGMNALLRPALYGAYHEIVNLTRLDEPPVWTAEVVGPICESGDVLGHARRLPETAEDDVMLVATVGAYGRVMASAYNLRPPPVEELLAE from the coding sequence GTGTCCGAAGCTCGCCTGACCCACTGGGCCGTCCTCAAGTTCGGCGGCACCAGCGTCGCCACAGCAGACGGCTGGCGCACCATCGCCGCTGCCGCCCGCGCCACGGCCGCCGACGGCCGACGGCCGCTCCTCGTCTGCTCCGCCCTCGCCGGCGTCTCCGATACGCTCGACCGCCTGCTGAACGAGGCCGCGCGCGGCGCCTTCACCGACGACCCGGAGGCCGTCGCCCACGCGGTCGACGACCTCCGCGAGCGGCACCACGCGCTCGCCCGCGACCTCGGCATGACCGCGGAGTCCCGGCTCGCGCCGCACTTCGAGGTGCTCGGCCGCGACCTCTACGGCGCCGCGCTGCTCGGCGCGGAGCGGCTGGAGATCTGGAGCGACGTGCCCGGCCTCTTCACGGCCGACCCCCGGATGGTGCCGTCGGCGCGGTTGCTCCGGCACGTCGGCTACGCCGAGGCGCAGGAGTTGGCCTCGACCGGCGCGAAGGTGCTCCACCCGCGGACCATCGAATCCGCCCGCCGCGCCGGCATCCCCATCCACCTCCGCTCCACGCTCCGCCCCGAGGCCGAGGGCACCGTCATCTCTGATGCCGCGCCCGACGCCGGGGCCGGCGTCCTCGCCCTCTCCATAAAGCGGGACGTCACGCTCGTCGCGATGGAGTCCTCCGGGATGTGGCAGCAGGTCGGCTTCCTCGCCGACGTGTTCGCTGCATTCAAGCGGCACGGGCTCTCGGTCGACCTCGTCTCAACCTCCGAGACCAACGTCAGCGTCACGCTCGACCCCGTCGCTAACGCGCTCGACGCGCGCGTGGTGGAGTCGCTGCTGGCCGACCTCCGTGCCTACTGCGACGCCCGCGCCGCCGGGCCCTACGCTGCCGTCAGCCTCGTCGGCCCCGGCCTTCGCGCCGTGCTGCCTGAACTGGCCCCGACGCTGGAGGTGCTCGAAGGCCACCCCGTCCACCTCGTCAGCCAAGCCGCGAGCGACCTCAACCTCACCTTCGTCGTGGACCCCGAGCAGGCCGACCGGATCGCGCGCGAGGTGCACGCCCGCCAGTTCGGCGCTGTCGCCGACGGACCCGTGTTCGGGCCGACGCTCGACGTGGTGATGGGCCGACGGCACGGGCCGTCGGCGCGGCCTGTCTGGTGGCGCGACCGCCGTGCTGACCTGCTGGCGCTGGCCGAGGAGGCGACGCCGCGCTACGTCTACGACGCCACCACCCTCCGCCGGGCGGCGCGGACCCTGCTCGGGGTGGAGCCGGTCGACCGCGTGCTCTACGCGCTCAAGGCGAACCCGCACCCCGACGTCCTCCGCGTCCTCCACGACGAGGGCGTCGGGTTCGAGTGCGTTTCGCTGGCCGAGGTCGAGCGCGTGTTCGACCTCTTCCCAGACCTCGACTCCGATCGGGTGCTGTTCACGCCCAACTTCGCGCCGCGAGCGGAGTACGAGCGGGCGTTTGCGCGCGGCGTGCATGTCACCGTGGACAACCTCTTCGTGCTGGAGGCGTGGCCCGACGTGTTCGCCGGGCGAGAGGCGTTCGTCCGCGTCGATCCGGGGCAGGGGCGCGGGCACCACGCCCACGTCCGCACGGCCGGCGCCCGCTCGAAGTTCGGCGTCGCGCCCGACGCGCTGGAGGAGGTTGCGGCGCGGGCGGACGAGGTCGGCCTCCGCGTGGTGGGGCTCCACGCCCACCTCGGAAGCGGGATCACCGACCCCTCGGCGTGGGCCGAGACGGCGGCGGCGCTCGCCGCACTCGCTGCGCGGTTCCCCGACGTCCGCGTGCTCGATCTCGGCGGCGGCCTCGGCGTGCCGGACTCGCCGAGCGCGCCGGGCTTCGACGTCGCGGCCGCGACCGCGCCGCTCGCGCAGTTCAAGGCGGCGAACCCCGGTCTCGTGCTGTGGCTGGAGCCCGGCCGTTACCTCGTAGCCGAGGCCGGCGTGCTCCTCACTCGCGTGACGCAGCTCAAGGAGAAGGGCGACGTCCGGTTCGTCGGCCTCGACGCGGGGATGAACGCACTCCTTCGCCCCGCACTCTACGGGGCCTACCACGAGATCGTCAACCTCACGCGGCTCGACGAGCCTCCCGTGTGGACCGCCGAGGTCGTCGGTCCGATCTGCGAGAGCGGCGACGTGCTCGGCCACGCCCGCCGGCTGCCCGAGACGGCCGAGGATGACGTCATGCTCGTTGCGACGGTCGGGGCCTACGGTCGCGTTATGGCCTCAGCGTACAACCTCCGCCCCCCTCCCGTTGAGGAGTTGTTGGCAGAGTGA
- a CDS encoding flavodoxin: MHTRTLGPDSTFSAFHGDGERMSTGRLPIRPCRTGPSLFLWLAAFLALAGCSDREEVSRASTVAAPVADSITAADEERIVIVYLTRTRNTEAVARLIQSRVGGELVSLELETPYPEDYEEIVRQVEEENESGFLPPLTTRIDLDSFDVVFLGFPTWGMQLPPPMKSFLHAHDLSGKTVVPFNTNAGYGVGSGFRTVRELAPDSRVLDGLSITGGIERDGVLFVMEGERRREADEQVQRWLRDIGFLR, from the coding sequence ATGCACACGCGCACCCTCGGCCCCGACTCCACCTTCTCCGCCTTCCACGGCGACGGGGAACGCATGAGCACCGGAAGACTCCCGATTCGCCCGTGTCGAACGGGTCCTTCGCTGTTCCTCTGGTTAGCCGCGTTCCTCGCGCTCGCCGGCTGCTCCGACCGGGAGGAGGTGTCGCGAGCCTCCACCGTCGCAGCGCCCGTCGCGGATTCGATCACCGCTGCGGACGAGGAGCGGATCGTCATCGTCTACCTCACACGCACGCGGAACACCGAGGCCGTTGCCCGGCTCATCCAGAGTCGCGTCGGCGGCGAGCTCGTGTCGCTGGAGCTGGAGACGCCGTACCCGGAGGACTACGAGGAGATCGTTCGGCAGGTTGAGGAGGAGAACGAATCGGGGTTCTTGCCTCCGCTGACGACCCGGATAGACCTCGACTCGTTCGACGTGGTCTTCCTGGGCTTCCCGACGTGGGGCATGCAGCTCCCGCCCCCCATGAAGAGCTTCCTCCACGCGCACGACCTGAGCGGGAAGACCGTCGTCCCGTTCAACACGAACGCCGGATACGGCGTGGGCAGCGGCTTCCGGACGGTGCGCGAGTTGGCCCCCGACAGCCGGGTCCTCGACGGCCTCTCGATCACCGGCGGCATCGAGCGGGACGGCGTCCTGTTCGTGATGGAGGGGGAGCGGAGGCGGGAGGCCGACGAGCAGGTCCAGCGCTGGCTCCGGGATATCGGCTTCCTGCGGTGA
- a CDS encoding SDR family oxidoreductase, whose protein sequence is MSDHIEGKVIVITGASSGLGEAAARHLAARGARLVLGARRTDRIEALANELTESGAEALAVTTDVTDRDQVQALVDAAVDRFGRIDVLINNAGIMPLSPLEMLRVDEWDRAIDVNVKGVLYGIAAALPHMKEQKSGHVINVSSVAGHTIGPGGAVYSATKYAVRVISEAFRQEVKDYGLRSTIISPGAVDTELPSSVKAEGVAEGIAAYYEAHAIPAESFARCVAFAISQPEEVDVNEILFRPTRQRL, encoded by the coding sequence ATGAGCGACCACATCGAAGGGAAAGTCATCGTCATCACCGGCGCGAGCAGCGGGCTCGGCGAGGCCGCCGCCCGCCACCTCGCGGCCCGGGGCGCCCGCCTCGTGCTCGGCGCCCGTCGCACCGACCGGATCGAAGCCCTCGCGAACGAGCTGACCGAGTCCGGCGCCGAGGCCCTCGCCGTCACCACCGACGTCACCGACCGCGACCAGGTGCAGGCCCTCGTCGACGCCGCCGTCGACCGGTTCGGACGCATCGACGTCCTGATCAACAACGCCGGCATTATGCCGCTCTCCCCGCTCGAAATGCTCCGCGTCGACGAGTGGGACCGCGCCATCGACGTCAACGTCAAGGGCGTGCTCTACGGCATCGCCGCCGCGCTCCCCCACATGAAGGAGCAGAAGAGCGGCCACGTCATCAACGTCTCCTCCGTCGCCGGCCATACGATCGGCCCCGGCGGCGCGGTCTACTCTGCCACGAAGTACGCCGTCCGCGTGATCTCGGAAGCGTTCCGGCAGGAGGTGAAGGACTACGGGCTCCGCTCGACGATCATCTCGCCCGGCGCCGTCGACACCGAGCTCCCGTCGTCGGTGAAGGCGGAGGGCGTGGCCGAGGGGATCGCCGCCTACTACGAGGCGCACGCGATCCCGGCCGAGAGCTTCGCCCGCTGCGTGGCCTTCGCCATCAGTCAGCCGGAGGAGGTCGACGTCAACGAGATCCTCTTCCGCCCCACCCGCCAGCGGCTCTAA
- a CDS encoding aldo/keto reductase: MDTRTLGQDLTVSALGYGAMGLSFGYGTTTDRAEAVAVIRHAVDLGVTLFDTAEVYGPFLNEEVVGEALAPHRDDVVLATKFGFDIDPETGENRGGLDSRPEHIRTAVEGMLGRLRTDRIDLLYQHRVDPEVPIEDVAGTVRDLIDEGKVLHFGLSEAGVDTIRRAHAVQPVTALQSEYSLWWREPEDEILPTLEELGIGFVPFSPLGKGFLTGKIDEDTEFEEGDFRGTVPRLSKENREANRAFVDLLERMANEKGATAAQIALAWLLAQKTWIVPIPGTTKTHRLDENVAAADVELSAEDLRRIEEGAARIEAHGARYSESSQKMIDR; the protein is encoded by the coding sequence ATGGATACCCGCACATTAGGACAAGACCTCACCGTCTCCGCCCTCGGCTACGGCGCGATGGGCCTCAGCTTCGGCTACGGCACCACGACCGACCGTGCCGAGGCCGTCGCCGTCATCCGCCACGCCGTCGACCTCGGCGTCACCCTCTTCGACACGGCCGAGGTCTACGGCCCCTTCCTCAATGAGGAGGTCGTCGGCGAGGCCCTCGCGCCCCACCGCGACGACGTCGTCCTCGCCACGAAGTTCGGGTTCGACATCGACCCCGAGACGGGCGAGAATCGCGGCGGCCTCGACAGCCGGCCCGAGCACATCCGAACGGCCGTCGAGGGGATGCTCGGCCGCCTGCGGACCGATCGGATCGACCTGCTGTACCAGCACCGCGTCGACCCCGAGGTGCCCATCGAGGACGTGGCGGGGACGGTCCGGGACCTCATCGATGAGGGTAAGGTGCTCCACTTCGGTCTCTCCGAGGCCGGTGTCGACACGATCCGCCGGGCTCACGCCGTCCAGCCCGTGACCGCGCTCCAGAGCGAGTACTCCCTGTGGTGGCGCGAGCCGGAGGACGAGATCCTCCCGACGCTCGAAGAACTGGGCATCGGGTTCGTCCCGTTCAGCCCGCTCGGCAAGGGGTTCCTCACCGGGAAGATCGACGAGGACACCGAGTTCGAGGAGGGCGACTTCCGAGGCACGGTCCCCCGCCTATCGAAGGAGAACCGCGAGGCGAACCGCGCCTTCGTCGACCTCCTGGAGCGGATGGCCAACGAGAAGGGCGCGACGGCGGCCCAGATCGCCCTCGCGTGGCTGCTGGCGCAGAAGACGTGGATCGTCCCGATCCCTGGCACGACGAAGACGCACCGGCTCGACGAGAACGTCGCCGCGGCCGACGTCGAGCTGTCGGCCGAGGACCTCCGCCGGATCGAGGAGGGCGCGGCGCGGATCGAGGCCCACGGGGCGCGCTATTCCGAGAGCTCGCAGAAGATGATCGATCGCTGA
- a CDS encoding alpha/beta fold hydrolase codes for MTNKKMKIARLLVLIASAALSPGCATTAVDGGESEPIVLQEQGSFAVGGTVVTAPGTFDPIEQGAYDPSGVDPAGQTLHGDHAYVFYQVPADARELPLVFWHGYGQSAKTWQTTPDGREGFQTIFLRRGFPVYLIDQPRRGRAGRSTEPATIEATPDEQLWYGIFRLGIWPDFFPNVQFSRDPEALEQFFRQMTPNTGPYDAEVYTDAVSALFERVGPGVLVTHSQSGGLGWRVAMEDEDVRAIASFEPASGFVFPEGEAPDPIPHVGGAATPTTVPLAEFERLTEIPIVVYYGGNIPEEPVAYPGQDQWRAYLALARLWQDAVNRHGGDVTLVELPSIGIRGNTHFPMSDLNNRDVADHLAGWLQSKGLD; via the coding sequence ATGACGAACAAGAAGATGAAGATCGCCCGCCTCCTCGTGCTAATCGCATCCGCGGCCCTGTCCCCGGGCTGCGCGACAACGGCAGTCGACGGCGGGGAGTCCGAGCCCATCGTCCTCCAGGAGCAGGGGAGCTTCGCCGTCGGCGGCACGGTCGTCACCGCGCCCGGCACGTTCGACCCGATCGAACAGGGCGCCTACGACCCCAGCGGCGTCGATCCTGCGGGGCAGACGCTCCACGGCGACCACGCCTACGTGTTCTACCAGGTCCCGGCCGATGCCAGAGAGCTGCCGCTCGTGTTCTGGCACGGCTACGGGCAATCCGCGAAGACGTGGCAGACCACGCCCGACGGGCGCGAGGGCTTCCAGACGATCTTCCTGCGCCGCGGCTTCCCGGTCTACCTCATCGACCAGCCGCGCCGCGGCCGGGCGGGGCGCAGCACGGAACCGGCGACCATCGAGGCCACGCCCGACGAGCAGCTCTGGTACGGCATCTTCCGCCTCGGCATCTGGCCGGACTTCTTCCCCAACGTGCAGTTCTCGCGCGACCCGGAAGCGCTCGAGCAGTTCTTCCGGCAGATGACGCCCAACACGGGCCCGTACGACGCCGAGGTCTACACGGACGCCGTGTCGGCCCTGTTCGAGAGGGTCGGGCCGGGCGTCCTCGTCACGCACTCGCAGAGCGGCGGGCTGGGGTGGCGCGTGGCGATGGAGGACGAGGACGTCCGCGCCATCGCGTCCTTCGAGCCGGCCAGCGGCTTCGTCTTTCCGGAGGGCGAGGCGCCCGATCCCATCCCGCACGTAGGCGGCGCGGCTACGCCCACGACCGTGCCGCTCGCGGAGTTCGAGCGGCTCACGGAGATCCCGATCGTCGTCTACTACGGCGGCAACATCCCGGAGGAGCCGGTCGCGTATCCGGGGCAGGACCAGTGGCGCGCGTACCTCGCCCTGGCGCGGCTCTGGCAGGACGCGGTGAACCGCCACGGCGGCGACGTCACCCTCGTCGAGCTCCCGTCGATCGGGATCCGGGGCAACACGCACTTCCCGATGTCGGACCTCAACAACCGCGACGTCGCGGACCACCTGGCCGGGTGGCTCCAGAGCAAGGGGCTGGACTGA
- a CDS encoding carboxymuconolactone decarboxylase family protein, with the protein MTRIAATALFLALVAPGLAHAQDGLTVVRGASPSQPAPAENFTGAVQVSGRFESEAPARTYGATVAFEPGARTHWHAHPLGQTLVVTAGTGRVQHWGGPVQEIHPGDVVVIPPGVKHWHGASSDAPMTHVATVERPDEGPSTEWMEPVTDEQYAAGSPPPPESGEDGPSRAQQLMGDIAPQLAGLTDDVLYGQVWASPELSQRDRSLVTVSALVAMNRPPQLRSHLGLALQNGVTENELIGAITHLAFYSGWPNAVTAIGVAREVFQEN; encoded by the coding sequence ATGACACGAATAGCCGCCACAGCCCTGTTCCTCGCCCTCGTCGCCCCAGGGCTCGCCCATGCCCAGGACGGCCTGACCGTCGTCCGGGGGGCGTCGCCGTCCCAACCGGCGCCGGCCGAGAACTTCACCGGCGCCGTCCAAGTGAGCGGGAGGTTCGAGTCGGAGGCGCCTGCCAGGACCTACGGCGCGACGGTCGCCTTCGAGCCCGGCGCCCGGACCCACTGGCACGCGCACCCCCTCGGCCAGACCCTCGTCGTCACCGCCGGCACCGGGCGCGTGCAGCACTGGGGCGGCCCGGTTCAGGAAATCCACCCCGGCGATGTCGTCGTGATCCCGCCCGGCGTGAAGCACTGGCATGGGGCCTCATCGGACGCCCCCATGACCCACGTCGCCACGGTGGAGCGCCCCGATGAGGGGCCGTCCACCGAGTGGATGGAGCCGGTCACGGACGAGCAGTACGCCGCGGGGTCGCCCCCGCCGCCTGAGTCCGGCGAGGACGGGCCGTCGCGTGCGCAGCAGCTCATGGGCGACATCGCCCCTCAGTTGGCTGGCCTTACGGACGACGTCCTCTACGGGCAGGTGTGGGCGAGCCCCGAACTCTCCCAGCGCGACCGGAGCCTGGTAACCGTCAGCGCGCTCGTCGCGATGAACCGCCCGCCTCAGCTCCGGTCCCACCTCGGCCTGGCGCTGCAGAACGGGGTGACGGAGAACGAGCTGATAGGGGCGATCACGCACCTCGCTTTCTACTCCGGCTGGCCCAACGCCGTCACCGCTATCGGCGTGGCCAGGGAGGTCTTCCAGGAGAACTGA
- a CDS encoding aldo/keto reductase: MDNDRTPTGLPRRAFLTRLGAAAPILALGAGAPALAQTATAHAEATPPPRAGSDPDRRRLGPFEVFPIGLGVQWHPGSSPERVNDLYASSTDRSAGIALIRRAVDLGVTLIDTAEAYGPFMSEELVGEALQGIRDQVVLCTKFGFDIDPETGERRGGTNSRPEHIRQVVEGMLRRLQTDRIDLLYQHRVDPEVPIEDVAGTVKDLVAQGKVRHYGLSEPGLQTVRRAHAEHPVAVIQNEYSMLWRGPEAQVLPLCEELGIGFVPWSPLGMGFLTDAISARTCFSEDDFRSNVPRFAPEALPANMELVRLVQTWARRKGVTPAQLALAWLTAQKPWIVPIPGTTNMAHLEGNVAAAAVSFSAAELQQLNADLSAITIRGERLPPAVLAATGVEAPPKD, translated from the coding sequence ATGGATAACGACCGTACTCCGACCGGCCTCCCCCGCCGCGCATTCCTCACCCGGCTCGGCGCCGCCGCCCCGATCCTGGCACTCGGCGCCGGCGCGCCCGCGCTGGCCCAGACGGCGACCGCCCATGCGGAGGCCACCCCACCGCCCCGCGCGGGCTCCGACCCAGATCGGCGGCGACTCGGCCCGTTCGAGGTCTTCCCCATCGGTCTCGGCGTTCAGTGGCATCCGGGCAGCAGCCCTGAAAGGGTGAACGACTTGTACGCCAGCAGCACCGACCGAAGCGCCGGCATCGCGCTCATCCGGCGCGCTGTGGACCTCGGCGTCACGCTGATCGACACCGCCGAGGCCTACGGCCCGTTCATGTCGGAGGAACTCGTCGGCGAAGCGCTGCAAGGGATCCGCGACCAGGTCGTCCTCTGCACCAAGTTCGGCTTCGACATCGACCCCGAGACGGGCGAGCGGCGCGGCGGAACGAACAGTCGGCCCGAACACATCCGGCAGGTGGTCGAGGGGATGCTCCGCCGGCTCCAGACCGACCGGATCGATCTCCTCTACCAGCACCGCGTCGACCCCGAGGTACCCATCGAAGACGTGGCCGGGACGGTGAAAGACCTGGTAGCGCAAGGGAAGGTCCGTCATTACGGCTTGTCAGAGCCCGGTCTGCAGACGGTTCGCCGCGCTCATGCCGAGCATCCGGTGGCCGTGATCCAGAACGAGTACTCGATGCTGTGGCGCGGTCCTGAAGCGCAGGTCCTCCCGCTTTGCGAGGAGCTCGGCATCGGCTTCGTCCCGTGGAGCCCGTTGGGGATGGGCTTCCTCACTGACGCCATCAGCGCGAGGACGTGCTTCAGCGAGGACGACTTCCGCTCTAACGTGCCGCGCTTCGCCCCCGAAGCGCTACCCGCCAACATGGAGCTCGTCAGGCTGGTCCAGACCTGGGCGCGCCGCAAGGGCGTGACACCGGCGCAGCTGGCACTGGCGTGGTTGACGGCTCAGAAGCCGTGGATCGTACCCATTCCCGGTACGACCAACATGGCCCATCTGGAGGGCAACGTCGCCGCCGCGGCGGTCTCCTTCAGCGCCGCCGAGTTGCAGCAGCTCAACGCCGACCTCTCGGCGATCACCATCCGAGGTGAGCGCCTCCCGCCTGCCGTGCTGGCAGCAACGGGCGTCGAGGCGCCGCCGAAGGACTAA
- a CDS encoding nuclear transport factor 2 family protein, translating to MNLPMRASSVGLCVLMATALWSCTPQRELATPAADDAYDEQELLDLSRQKWLWMADRDVDALADLFHDEAVFVHMGGAWGTERELEVIRSGGIHYKHAEIQEASVRFAGETAIVLNTIRLDAVVGDNEVTNPFEVTEVYVRENGGWKLASLSFTRLLQ from the coding sequence ATGAACCTCCCCATGAGAGCATCATCGGTCGGACTCTGCGTGCTGATGGCGACCGCGCTGTGGTCGTGCACCCCGCAGCGCGAGCTAGCGACGCCCGCGGCTGACGACGCGTACGACGAGCAGGAGCTCCTCGACCTCTCCCGGCAGAAGTGGCTGTGGATGGCCGACCGCGACGTGGACGCCCTGGCCGACCTGTTCCACGACGAAGCCGTGTTCGTCCACATGGGCGGGGCGTGGGGGACGGAGCGGGAGCTCGAGGTCATCCGGAGCGGCGGGATCCACTACAAGCACGCCGAGATCCAGGAGGCGTCGGTCCGGTTCGCGGGCGAGACGGCCATCGTCCTCAACACGATCCGCCTCGACGCCGTCGTCGGCGACAACGAGGTCACCAACCCGTTCGAGGTGACGGAGGTGTACGTGCGGGAGAACGGCGGCTGGAAGCTCGCTTCGCTCTCGTTCACCCGACTCTTGCAGTAG
- a CDS encoding aldo/keto reductase has product MPTPNPTPTLNNGVEMPALGLGVFQSSPEDTDGAVQAALASGYRLIDTAAAYGNEREVGEGIRRSGVARDEVFIETKVWISDYGYDETLHAFDKSAGKLGVDRLDLLILHQPLPSAFDRTLDAYRALESLLAGGQVRAIGVSNFMPEHLDRLLAEASVVPAVNQIEVHPYFQQTELQALHAEHGILTQAWSPIGGITSYGDAERSTFEDPTLNEIGERYGKSAAQVMIRWHLQQGRSAIPKSTKPTRIAENFDVFDFDLSSEELAAIDALGTGERGGPEPDSVTLEAYGRPIPEA; this is encoded by the coding sequence ATGCCTACCCCCAACCCCACCCCCACCCTCAACAACGGCGTCGAGATGCCGGCCCTCGGCCTCGGCGTCTTCCAGAGCAGCCCGGAGGACACCGACGGCGCCGTCCAAGCCGCCCTCGCGAGCGGCTACCGCCTCATCGACACCGCCGCCGCCTACGGCAACGAGCGGGAGGTCGGCGAGGGCATCCGCCGCTCCGGCGTCGCCCGCGACGAGGTGTTCATCGAGACGAAGGTCTGGATCTCCGACTACGGCTACGACGAGACGCTCCACGCCTTCGACAAGAGCGCCGGCAAGCTGGGCGTCGACCGGCTCGACTTGCTGATCCTCCACCAGCCGCTGCCCTCGGCTTTCGACCGGACCCTCGACGCCTACCGGGCGCTCGAGTCGCTCCTTGCAGGCGGCCAGGTCCGGGCCATCGGCGTGAGCAACTTCATGCCCGAGCACCTCGACCGCCTGCTGGCCGAGGCGTCGGTCGTCCCCGCCGTGAACCAGATCGAGGTCCACCCCTACTTCCAGCAGACCGAGCTCCAAGCGCTGCACGCCGAGCACGGCATCCTCACGCAGGCGTGGTCGCCCATCGGCGGGATCACCTCCTACGGCGACGCCGAGCGGAGCACGTTCGAGGACCCGACGCTGAACGAGATCGGCGAGCGGTACGGGAAGTCGGCCGCGCAGGTGATGATCCGGTGGCACCTCCAGCAGGGCCGCTCCGCGATCCCGAAGTCGACCAAGCCCACCCGCATCGCCGAGAACTTCGACGTCTTCGACTTCGACCTCTCCAGCGAGGAGCTCGCCGCGATCGACGCGCTCGGCACCGGGGAACGCGGCGGCCCAGAGCCCGACAGCGTCACCCTCGAGGCCTACGGCAGACCGATCCCCGAGGCGTGA